TGGCCTATTGCCCCGAGCGCGTTCTTCCGGGCCGGATCATGACTGAGCTGGTCGACAACGACCGCGTCATTGGGGGCATAACGCCGGTCTGCGCCGAACGAGCCAGGAGCCTCTACCAAACATTCGTACGCGGCGAATGCGTGCTCACCGATGCCCGCAGCGCCGAAATGACCAAACTAACAGAGAATGCCTTTCGCGACCTCAACATTGGTTTTGCCAATGAACTGTCGCTGATCTGCGATCGACTGGGCATCAACGTGTGGGAGTTGATCGCGCTGGCCAACAGGCATCCGCGCGTCAACATCCTCAACCCCGGACCCGGAGTGGGCGGACACTGTATTGCCGTCGATCCCTGGTTCATCGTCCATGCTGCGCCTGAGGAGGCGCGACTGATCCGTACGGCCCGCCAGGTCAATGACGGCAAGCCCCATTGGATAGTCGACAAGGTGCTTGACGCCTTGTCGAAGGCAGAGGGCCAGACGGTTGCCTGCCTTGGCCTTGCCTTCAAGGCTGATGTCGATGACCTGCGCGAAAGCCCCGCGCTGGCCATCGTCGAAATCCTCGCTCAACGGGCACCCTCAGCAAAGTTGCTGGTGGCCGAGCCCTTCATCGACCATTTGCCCCGCACTCTTGTAGGCAAGGCCGAACTGGCACCCGCGGAAGAAGCAATTGAACGGGCGGATATCGTCGTCATGCTGGTCGACCACAAGACTTTCAAGTCGCTCGACAGATCCCGACTCGCCGACAAGACCATAATCGACACGCGAGGCGTTTGGCGGTGAAACAGGTCATCGTCAGCGAGGGCAAGGTCAGTTTGGCGGATGTTCCGGCACCCGCACCGCAGCCTGGCGCAGTCCTAGTGCGCATGCATCATTCCTGCGTTTCCGTAGGCACGGAGATGTCGGGCGTTCAGGCGACCGGGCGTTCGGTCCTGCAGCGTGTCCTCGACCAACCGAAGAACGTGCAGAAGGTCATCGACCTGGTGCGCTCGGATGGGCTGAGTTCGGCGGTGAACCTAGTGCGCGAACGGCTTTCGGTGGAATTGCCCACCGGATATTCGGGCGCAGGCACAGTCATCGAACTTGGTGCGGGCGTCACCGAGTTCCGGATCGGCGACCGCATTGCGTGCGCTGGCGCACAGAGTGCCTTTCACGCCCAGTTCGTCAGCATCCCCGTGAACCTGACGGCGCGCATTCCCGACAATGTGGACTTCGCTGCGGCCTCAACGGTTGCCCTTGGCGCTATAGCGCTGCAGGGCATCAGGCGCGCGGCGCCTACACTGGGCGAAATCTTTGTCGTAGTCGGCCTGGGCTTTATTGGTCAGCTGACCGTCCAGATGCTGCGCGCCAACGGCTGCCGCGTCATTGGCGTTGATGTCGACCGCGACAGGATCGCAGCAGCCAAGGAAGCGGGCCTTGACTGGAGCGTCCATCCCGAGGATGGCGACACGGTGGACCAAGTCATCCGGCTTACCGCCGCGGGCGCAGACGGCGTCATCGTGACTGCCGCCAGTCCCTCGGACGAGATCGTCTCGACCGCTTTCCGCATGTGCCGCCGCAAGGCGCGGGTCGTGTTGGTAGGCGATGTCGGCCTCGATCTCAATCGTGCCGACTTCTATGCCAAGGAACTCGATTTCCTGATTTCCACCTCCTATGGTCCCGGTCGCTACGACGATCGCTACGAAGACAAGGGGCTCGACTATCCCATCGGCTACGTGCGCTGGACCGAGGGCCGCAACATGGCCGAATACCTTCGCCTGATCTCGGATGGCCTGGTCGACCTGGGCAAGCTGCCATCCGTCATCCATCCGTTGGAAAAAGTATCGGACGCGTATGGCGCCACGCAGGCCGGAGGCGCGACAAAGCCTTTACTGGTGCTGCTGTCCTATAGTCAGGACGCCAAGGTTACGCCCGATCGCAGGCTAGCCACGCCCGCCATCGCGACAAAGCGGGCGGTAGATCGGGTTCGCCTCGCCGTGATTGGCGCCGGCGGCTTCGCCAAGGGCATGCACCTCCCCAATATCGCCGAGATGGCCGACCTGTTTCATCTGCGCGCGGTGGCGAGCCGTACAGGCCACAATGCCGCCCTGACGGCCAAGCGCTTCGGCGCCGACTACAGCACAACTGACTACCACCAAGTCTTGGACGATCCCGAGGTCGATGCAGTGATCATCGCCACTCGGCACGATACGCACAGCGCAGTGGCCATAGAGGCTCTGCAAGCAGGCAAGCATGTCCTTCTGGAAAAACCCCTTGCACTGACGGAGGCCGAGACAGCGGGCATTGAAGATTTCTACGAGACCAACCAGCGAGCACCACTTTTGCTCACCGGATTCAACCGCAGGTTTTCGCCAATCATGGAAAGTGTGTCCAAGACGCTTGCCTCGCGATCAAACCCCATGATTATCAACTACCGGATGAATGCCGGCTATATTCCGCTGGACCACTGGGTGCACGGACCAGAAGGCGGTGGACGCAATCGTGGCGAGGCTTGCCACATCTACGACCTCTTCACCTTTTTGACTCAGGCGGAAGTAACCTCTGTCGAGGCCATTTCCATCTCTCCAACCACGGCTCACTATTCGCCGTCGGACAATTTCGTGGCCACAATGCAGTTCAAGGATGGCTCGGTGGCGACGTTGACTTATACCGCACTCGGCTCGTCTGCCTATTCCAAGGAAACCATGGAGATCTTTGCCGAAGGGAGCGTGTACAACATGGACGATTATCGCACACTGAACATCGTCGGCCAACGCAATGAAACCCTCGACTTGCGCAAGGCCGACAAGGGGCAGAAAAATCAACTTCGCCGCTTCGCCGACGCCATCCGATTGGGACGGGAATGGCCCTCCCCGCTCTGGCAACAGGCGCAGGCGACGAGGATCGCGATTGCGGTCGACGCACGAATTTAAAACCAACCTGAATTGGCGTCGGCTTAGATGCTCGCAGAGCTAACATTGTGACAGAGCTAGTTCTATACGTTTTGGTTCTGACAGCCTATGCTCCGGGCGTTGCATTATTGGCTACGTCCAAACGTGTGTGGCGATTCCCAGTAGTGTGCTTTGCCTTTATCGGCATGATTGCCTTCAATGCTGTGGGAAGCATAGGCGTCTTCTCCGCTGAAAAGATTTATTGGCTAGCATTCGACACTCAGCCAGTATCTTCTGAATTAGCAATCCTGCTCGTTTCCCAAGCAATTATATTTTATGCGATTTGCGGGACATACGTTCTATTGCGAGAGCCACGCCCCACTAATTATAGATTTGAATACAATGATGGTTTTTTGATCGCGTTATCAATGACCGCAATATTCGCTATTGCGGCGCTTTACTATCATCAAACGGGAATTTTTCTCATCCAATCCGCGCTAGACGGAAGCATGGATGTCGATAATTCATATTCTTTCAGGGACAAGTACGTCTACGGCATATCGAACTGGCCTATCTACAGCCTTGCATTTGTTTTTATACCCATTTTGCTTTCCAATCACGGGCTAATAGTATTTCTATCCAGCTCTGGAAAATTGAAGATAGTCCCGCTCGCCTGTCTTCTTGTTAGTTTCGGCGCAAGTTTATCACTAGGCTCTAAAGGCGGCCTTTTGGGGTTTCTTCTGTCGCTCTCTGTTGCCTACGTCACCTTTTTAGGCATGACTGGCCGGACGGCATACGGAATATTACGTAGCAAGGTCTTTTGGATATTTTCTGTGATCGCCGTGGCAACGATGGTGTTCGGCTATATTCACGCTACGACGGAATTAGTCGGGTATACGGCTCTAGCCCAGAGATTTATCTATCGAGTATTTGTAGCCTACCCGGAGACTATTGCTGCGGCTATCAGCATGTATCATGATCGCGGGCCTCTGGGCATTGCGGTGCTTCCGACAATGCGAGGGCTACTCCAACACGAACAGGTCAATCTGTCCGCTCTATTGCACGAGTACGAGGCTAACACGCCTGGCGGCGTGAGCGTGCCCTTTGTGGGGGAAGCGTACTTGATAGGGGGACGGTTGGGGGTGTGCCTGGCATTGCCTATGGTCTTCTTTACCCTTATTGCGATCCAAGAATTCGCTAGCAGATTGAATATGGGTCTCTTCGCCATCGGGTTCGCGGCGATTTATTCGTATCTTGCCATACAGCTCTCGCTTAACGGGATGTTCGCTAGCCTCTATAATTTCATGTATCCAGGAACAATCTGCGTCATTGGCGGCTTGGCGCTGGGAGCGGGCTGGATTGTACGAAAAGCTGGAGAACCCGGAAAAGTAGCGAAGCTGTAATGATTAGCTTGGGAACGGCTTTTCCAATGTCCACCTTCTCGCATTGGCTTCCGTGATAGGCATCGCTCCGTTGTCGCGATTGCGTTGTTTACAAATGGTATTTTAGCCAGGCAACGCTGCGGCGGGGGTTCAATCGCGTTGCCTATTGCCAAAGCTAAAGCTGACCGGAAAGTACGATGATCGACAACGTGACCAATATAGGATTGCCGTCTCGCCTAGACCGTATGACCAGGATCCTCCTGGTCATCACAATTGCGGTCTGTGCACTCTATCAGTTGCAGCATTATCTGGTGTTCCCCTTCGCATCACTGGGGCGGTTTGCGCTGCTAGCCACCGTTGGCGGGCTGGCAATCGCCGCCGCACCAGGGCGCATTCTCGCTCTTTCGCCTCTGTTCTGGGTGCTGGGTGCACTGTTGGTGATGGCCGGCCTCCACACATATCTGCTGTTCGGCGCCGCGATGGGCGTTGCGGGAACTGCGCGTTTCGCCAATGTCATGGTGATAGCGCCTCTTGTCGCGCTTCTGTTCACAGATCACCAGCACGTCCGGCTCGTATTGCTAGTCTATGTCGGTGTTGTCTTCGTGGCGCTGGCCTCGCATCTCTATCAATTTTGGGGCGGGAGCCTCGATACCCTGGTAGGTGACTATATTGCCATCAGGGCAGACTTGGTTCGTTATATGACGGTCCTTGGGGAGCCCAATGTTGGGGGCATGATCGCGGTCATCGGTGTTGTAATAGGAGTATTCCTGCCTACAAAGCTACGCTATTCCATTCTGGTCGTGTCGCCATCTGTAATTTTTGTCTTCATGACTATTTCAAAGGCAGCGGCCTTGGGCCTGGTGGTCGCCTGCATAGCCATTGTCGTCGCCGATTTGTTGTTCCGGCGAACAAAGAGCCTCAACCGTATAGTGTTCGGCCTGCTGGTTGGGCTGGCGCTTGTTTTTGCCCTACACGCCGGCGATTACTTGAGTGCCTCGATACGCTCCGTTCTGGGCCAGATAAATGGCGAGCCTTCCCTGGTCGACGACCTTGTGGACCGGCAGGACGGAATATTTTTCGCTGCCGACGGCAACTATAGTGCGCTCAAACTCTTCAACATGGTTTTCGGTCTGTCATTTGGCGTCGCAGGTAGCGCTGCCCAGGAAGTCCTGGGATACGATGCCGGAGTGATGCTGCCGCACAATTCCTATATGGAAATTTATATTACCGGTGGCTTGGCGACGTTGGCCATCGTAGTGCTCCTGATGGCAAGGGCATTTTTGCGCCTCTTTCGTGACGCACGCGCAACCGGTCATGTCGAGGATATCTGCGCTCTGGTTTGCCTGCTCGTCCTCTCTTGCTGGATGCTCGTCTATCCCATTATCTATGAACCAGCCACTGGAGCGCTATTCTGGTCCCTCATCGGATACGGAAATCGTGTGTCGCCCAGTGGTCGGACGTCAAAGGATTTGCCTTGAAAGTACCGTTTATCGACATCAAGCGTTACGAACCCGGTTTCGTAGACGCCGTTACGGCCAAGTTTGGCGAAATGGTCACCAATGCCCAGTTCATGGGCGGAGATGAGGTCAGCCTGCTCGAGCAGAAGCTTGCCCCGCTGATGGGCGCTGGCTTCGTCGTCTCCTGCGCAAATGGCACCGATGCCCTGCAATTGGCGCTGCGGGCCCTCGGCGTGGGACGCGGCGACACGGTTCTCGTGCCTGACGTTACTTTTTGGGCGACTTTCGAAGCGGTGGTCAATGTGGGCGCGACGCCCGCCACGCTCGATGTCGACCTCGCCGACGGAGGTATCTCGGTGGCGGCTTTGCGCCAGGCTCTTGCCGACCTAAGCCCCACGGCAGTGATCATTGCGCATCTCTATGGCTGGGCGAGCGCGCACTTGCTGGACATTCGCAATATCTGCAAGCAAGCAGGCGTCCACCTGATTGAGGACGGAGCGCAGTGTTTCGGTACTTTGATCGATAGCCGACCGGTGCTGGAGGGCGCATTGATCTCCACTACCTCCTTCTATCCGGCCAAGGTTTTGGGCGGTGCTGGCGATGGCGGCGCGGTGCTGACCAACGATGCCGGGCTGGCCGAAAAGGTCAGACAGCTGGCCAATCACGGGCGCACCTCGCATTACGGTTATGGCGAGGTAGGCTGGAATTCCCGCCTCGACAGCCTGCAAGCTGCATTCCTAAATCTCAGCCTGGGCCACTTCGAGGCGCGCCTTGCTTCCCGGCGACGTTCAGCGCGCTACTACCGCGACACCCTGCCGGCCTTGGGCATTCAGCTCATGGACGCTCCCGCCCAATATGCCGAGAACGGCTATTGCAATGTCTGTCTGTTCGACGACGAGCAGCTCAGGAAGCGCGTTCAGCTTCGGTTGAGTGAGGAGGGCATTGGTTTTGGCAATATCTATCCCGGCGTGATCTCGACACAAGCCGGGGCCGCCCAATACACGCGCGGCCATGTTGGCGGCACGGCGGGCAAGAAATTGTGCGCGGGTGTCCTCAACCTTCCCCTTTTCGCCTATATGACCGATATCGAGCTTGAACGCGTCACTGCTGTCGTGGCACAGGCAATGGCGACCGCATGATCGATAGGCCAGATATGCAAGACGTATTCGTTCACAGTTCGGCACATGTAGCCCAAGATGTCCGGCTCGGCGCCGGCAGCAAGGTATGGATCAACGTCCAGATCCGCGAAGATGCGGTGATCGGTGAGAACTGCATCATTTCGAAGGATGTCTACATTGATCACGGCGTGCGCATCGGCAACCGGTGCAAGATCCAGAACAGCGTCTCGGTCTATAACGGCGTCACGATTGGCGATGACGTTTTCGTCGGACCCAATGTCTCGTTCACGAATGACAAGGTTCCGCGCGCTTTCAATGCTGATTGGAAAATCACCGAGACCACGGTCGAGAACGGTGCGAGCATCGGCGCAAATGCCACCATTGTGTGCGGCGTGACCATTGGTGAATATGCCATGGTCGCCGCCGGCAGCGTGGTGACCAGGGATGTGGCGCCCTACACGCTCGTCAAGGGCAATCCAGCCCGCCCGACGGCCAGGATCGACATGGCCGGCAATCGTGTCGGAGACCTCTGAGCATGGCGGATGCGCTCCTGCGGGTAGGACTGATCGGCTTGGGCAAGATGGGGCAGAACCATCTGCGTGTCCTCTCCATGCTCAAAGGGGTGGAACTGGTCTTCGTCGCCGATAGCGACCATGCTACGGCCCAGCGTGCGAGCACTAGCCTGGGCGTGCCGGCCATCCATGAGCTTTCGGCAATTCCGGCAGGGACGGACGCTGTGGTCATCTGTACCCCTACAGTCACCCATGCCGAGATGATTCGGCAGGCTGCCGAACACGTAAACAATATCTTCGTGGAAAAGCCGTTAGCAGGAACGCTGGATGAAGCTCAGCTCATCGCGGCGTTTTGCCGGACCAGAAAGATCAATATTCAGGTCGGCTTTATCGAGCGGTTCAACCCGGCCGTGCAGGAGCTCAAGGCCATTTTGGATCGAGCCCAGCAAATCGTTAGCATCGACTTCACACGTACGAACAAACTCAGCGCGCGCATCACAGATGTCGATGTCGTCACCGATCTGATGATCCACGACATTGACTTGGCGCTGCATCTGAACGGCCCGGCACGCGACATCGTCGCCCATGGCTATGTGCGCGACAAGATGATCGATTTCGCCTCAGCGCTGCTGACCCATGAAAACGGACGCTTCTCGCGCATTCAAGCCAGCCGCATTACCGACAAGAAGAAGCGCCTGATTGAAGCGACATGCATTGACATGTTCGTGGACTGCGAGTTGTTGCGCAAAGAGATAATCATCACACGCCAGTCCGAAATCACGCAGGTTGAGGGGCAGCCCTATACGATATCGGCAATTCAAGAGGCGATAGAAGTCCGCCCCCAGGAGGCCCTGCTGACTGAGCTGCAGGCATTTGTCGCCAGTTGCCGGACGGGCCCAACGCTTGACACGCCGGGTGTCGAAGCAGGGTTGGCGGCGATGGAGATATGCGACCAAATTCAGAAGGCGGTAATGGTGTGATGACCAAGAGAAGTGTGAATGACCAAGTCGTTCTGGTAACGGGCGGGGCCGGATTCATCGGCAGCCACCTGGTCGATCGTCTGCTCGCCGAGGGCGCACGGGAAGTCGTGGTGATCGACAACCTGTTCCTAGGGGCAGAAGACAACCTCGCCCAGGCCCAGGCCACCGGCAAGTTGACGCTGTATCGCGACGACGTCGAACTCGCCACCAGCCTGGACTACGTCTTTTCGCGCCACGACATCTCCATCGTGTTCAACTGCGCCACCAAAGCGTTGAACTATTCCTTCCTCAATCCCGCCAATGCGTTCGCGACCAATGTGACTGGGGTGCTTAACCTTCTCGAGTTGCAGCGGCGCGGCACCTTCCAGACCCTCTGTCATTTTTCGACATCGGAGGTCTATGGCTCGGCCGTCTATGAACCGATGGACGAGCTTCATCCACGCAATCCCACCACTACCTATGCGGCGGGCAAGGCCGCAGCGGACATGGCCGTGGAGAGCTATGTGCGCATGTTCGGCCTCGATGCGCTGATCGTGCGCCCCTTCAACAATTACGGCCCGCGCCAGAACCATAAGGGCCTGATGGCAGGTATAATTCCCATCACCGCTTGGCGCATTCTGCACGGCGGCACCCCCGAAATTCATGGTGAGGGGACGCAAAGCCGCGACTTTATCTACGTGAAGGACACCATTGATGCTGTGGTCAAGCTGTTCGCCATTCTGCCGGCTGGCGAATCGGCAAACATTTCCACCGACAATCAGGTGACCATTGCCGATCTGGTGCATCGCATTTGCGCCCAAATGAATTACGATGGCGAGATTGCACGCAAACCGGCGCGTCACGCTGACGTGCTGAGCCACGCGGCCAGCAACAAAAAGACCCAGTCCCTGATCGAGTATTCGCTCACTGACTTTGACGTCGGTCTCCGGACAACGCTTGACTGGTACGCAAACCGGGCCAAGGAGATCGCGCGGTGAACACGGTCAGGCTGATGAAGCCGCATATCACTTTCAACGAAGTCGAAGAGGATTTTCGCGAAGTCTTCGACAGCGGTATGTTTACCCGGGGGGCACAATGCGAGGCATTCCGCGATGAGCTGTCGAACTATACCGGTGCCCAGCACACGCACCTGGCAACTTCGGCCACCACGGCGCTCTGGGTATCGCTCAAGATGCTCGGAATTCAGGCGGGCGATGACGTGGTCGTCTCGGATTTCTCATTCCCGGCGACGGCCAACGTGGTCGAGGATCTGGGCGCCCGTCCCATCTTTGCCGATGTCTCGCTCGACACGTTCAACATGACGCCCGATTCGCTGCGGGCAGCAATCACCCCCAACACCAAAGCCGTCATCTTCGTCGACGCGCTGGGCAATCCCACTGGCCTCACTGAGATCCAGCAGATCTGCAGGAGCCTGGGGATCCCACTGATTGAGGATGCCGCCTGCGCCATTGGCAGCAGCGAGGGCAACGTGCGCTGCGGCGCCATTGCCGACGTCACGTGCTTCAGCTTCCATCCGCGTAAGCTGCTGTGCACCGGCGAGGGCGGGGCCATTACCACCAACCGCGATGACTGGGCAGATTGGCTAAGAATCAAGTTGGCCCACGGCGCCAGCGGCATCAAGGGCGTTGCGCTCGATTTCGTTGATTATGGCTACAATTTCCGCCTGCCCGAACTCCAGTCGATCATGGGGCGCAAGCAGCTCGCCAAGCTGGACGAGATCATCGACGACCGCAACCGCATACGCGACCGCTACATCGAAGATCTCGCGCCGCTAGGCTTCCACATCCAGCGTCTCGGACAGAACGTCCACCACAATGTCCAGTCACTGGTCTTCAAAGTGCCGGATGGGTGCGATCGCAACGGTCTGATCGCGGGGCTCAAGGCGCGTGGAGTCGAATCAACCATCGGCACATACGCGATGAGCCATGGCACCTACTTCCTGCGCAAGTACAACACCCCACAGCCCAATTCCGGCTGGCTGGAATCCAATACGATAACCCTGCCTTGCTTCGAAGGTCTGGAAGTGTCCCAGGTCACGCAGGCCATTGCAGCGGTCTTGGAGCAATAATGACGCTACGGCCACTTGTGTTCATGGGCAGCAAGGCGGCCGGCCTCGCCGCGTTGACGCGACTGGCCGCAGGCGTGCCGCGCGGTCTGCTGGCCGCCATTGCGTGTCCTGACGACTCCGACGACGAAAGGTCACTGGCGGCCCAGTTCCAAGCGTTTGCCGACGCCCAGGACTTGCCGCTCCACATAGTGCGCAATCGTGCCGACCTGGCCGGTTTCGTCGCCCTCTATCAGCCGTCTGCGGCCATCGTGCATGGTTGGTATAGAATCATTCCGGTGGATGAGTATCCTCAGACGGACTTCTACGGCTTCCACTATTCTCCCCTGCCCCGCTATCGCGGCAGTGCACCGCTGGTCTGGCAGATCATCAACGGCGAAGCGGAAATTGGTATTAGCCTCTTCCAATTGAGTGCCGGGCTCGACGACGGTCAGTTGGTCGGCCAGCGTTTCTTTCCGTTGGATCAGGGCGACACGATTGCCGACGCCTTAGCCACCGCCGAGATACTGGTCGACACGATGCTCGATGAGTTCGCGCAGAATTGGCAGGCGCAGACGCTGGTCAAGTTTGACCAGCCCGATGGCGCACCGTCCTATTGCGGCATGCGCATTCCTGCCGATGGCCGTATCGATTGGACCTGGCCGGCCAAGCGCGTGCATGACTTCATCCGGGCGCAGACCAAACCCTATCCTGGCGCTTTCACGACCCTGCCCGATGGCCGCAAGCTGACGATCTGGTCAGCTCATATAGAGCCGCGGCAGTTCTGGGGAACGGCCGGCGCGGTTGTTGAAGTGTCCTCCGGCAAAGTTGTGATAGCCTGCGGGTCGGGGGCCATGGTGCTGGACGAGTGCCAAGTCGAAGGCGAAGTGTCCATATCGGCCGATACCCTTCTCAGGTCGATGAAAGTGCGATTGCTCTGACATGCAGGAAAAGAACGTCGTCACGGTAATCGACTACGGCGCCGGCAATACGGGCTCGGTTGTCAACATGATCAAAAAGGTCGGCGGCACCCCGGCCCTTGCTCGCACACCGACCGAAGTCGCCGAGGCCGGAAAGTTGATACTGCCCGGTGTGGGCAGTTTCGACAATGCGATGCGCCGACTGAGCGAACTGGATTTGATCGCACCGATCAAGCACCACGCCGCCAGTGGGGCACCGCTCTTGGGAATTTGCCTGGGCATGCAACTGCTGGCTGATAGCAGTGAGGAAGGCCTGCTGCCCGGACTGGGCATGATCGCCGGTACGGTTCGCCACTTCAACTTCGACCGTCACAATGCCGACCTCAAAATCCCGCATATGGGCTGGAATCGGATTTCTCGTGCCGCGGAACACCCGTTGACCCGCGGTCTTGAGGACGGCGTACGCTTCTACTTCGTTCATTCTTACTATTTCGACCCGCAGGACCCGGCGGAAATACTCCTAGAGGCGCGTTATGGTATAGACTTTGCGGCCGGCGTGCATCGCGACAACGTCATGGGTGTTCAATTTCATCCCGAGAAAAGCCATCGCTTTGGCATGCAATTGCTGAAGAACTATATCGAGCTTTGAGCATGCTGGACCCCCGCCTTATACCGTGCCTCTTGATGAGCAACGGCGCATTGGTCAAGACCGTGCGGTTCAAGGACTTCACCTATGTGGGGGACCCGGGCAACGCGGTCCGCATCTTCAATCAGAAAGAAGTCGACGAGCTCATCCTGCTCGATATTCACGCGACGACCAGGAATGCTGGTATAGACTTCGAGACGATCGAGAAGTTGGTCACCGAGTGTTTCATGCCCATCTGTTATGGCGGGGGGATAAGGTCCATCGAGGACATGCGCCGGCTCTTCGCGATCGGCATCGAGAAGATTTCCCTCGGCGCAGCAGCGTTCGAAGTTCCA
This sequence is a window from Devosia beringensis. Protein-coding genes within it:
- the wecC gene encoding UDP-N-acetyl-D-mannosamine dehydrogenase; this encodes MNSEKLKITVVGLGYIGLPTAAMLASVGHDVVGVDVNPSVVDTVNRGEIHIVERDLDQLVQAVVSQGKLRASLTPEQSDAYIIAVPTPFKNDHEPDTSYVESAARAIAPMLQPGALVILESTSPVGTTEQVAALLVTLRPDLSFPKQGTTGADIQVAYCPERVLPGRIMTELVDNDRVIGGITPVCAERARSLYQTFVRGECVLTDARSAEMTKLTENAFRDLNIGFANELSLICDRLGINVWELIALANRHPRVNILNPGPGVGGHCIAVDPWFIVHAAPEEARLIRTARQVNDGKPHWIVDKVLDALSKAEGQTVACLGLAFKADVDDLRESPALAIVEILAQRAPSAKLLVAEPFIDHLPRTLVGKAELAPAEEAIERADIVVMLVDHKTFKSLDRSRLADKTIIDTRGVWR
- a CDS encoding bi-domain-containing oxidoreductase gives rise to the protein MKQVIVSEGKVSLADVPAPAPQPGAVLVRMHHSCVSVGTEMSGVQATGRSVLQRVLDQPKNVQKVIDLVRSDGLSSAVNLVRERLSVELPTGYSGAGTVIELGAGVTEFRIGDRIACAGAQSAFHAQFVSIPVNLTARIPDNVDFAAASTVALGAIALQGIRRAAPTLGEIFVVVGLGFIGQLTVQMLRANGCRVIGVDVDRDRIAAAKEAGLDWSVHPEDGDTVDQVIRLTAAGADGVIVTAASPSDEIVSTAFRMCRRKARVVLVGDVGLDLNRADFYAKELDFLISTSYGPGRYDDRYEDKGLDYPIGYVRWTEGRNMAEYLRLISDGLVDLGKLPSVIHPLEKVSDAYGATQAGGATKPLLVLLSYSQDAKVTPDRRLATPAIATKRAVDRVRLAVIGAGGFAKGMHLPNIAEMADLFHLRAVASRTGHNAALTAKRFGADYSTTDYHQVLDDPEVDAVIIATRHDTHSAVAIEALQAGKHVLLEKPLALTEAETAGIEDFYETNQRAPLLLTGFNRRFSPIMESVSKTLASRSNPMIINYRMNAGYIPLDHWVHGPEGGGRNRGEACHIYDLFTFLTQAEVTSVEAISISPTTAHYSPSDNFVATMQFKDGSVATLTYTALGSSAYSKETMEIFAEGSVYNMDDYRTLNIVGQRNETLDLRKADKGQKNQLRRFADAIRLGREWPSPLWQQAQATRIAIAVDARI
- a CDS encoding DegT/DnrJ/EryC1/StrS family aminotransferase; translation: MKVPFIDIKRYEPGFVDAVTAKFGEMVTNAQFMGGDEVSLLEQKLAPLMGAGFVVSCANGTDALQLALRALGVGRGDTVLVPDVTFWATFEAVVNVGATPATLDVDLADGGISVAALRQALADLSPTAVIIAHLYGWASAHLLDIRNICKQAGVHLIEDGAQCFGTLIDSRPVLEGALISTTSFYPAKVLGGAGDGGAVLTNDAGLAEKVRQLANHGRTSHYGYGEVGWNSRLDSLQAAFLNLSLGHFEARLASRRRSARYYRDTLPALGIQLMDAPAQYAENGYCNVCLFDDEQLRKRVQLRLSEEGIGFGNIYPGVISTQAGAAQYTRGHVGGTAGKKLCAGVLNLPLFAYMTDIELERVTAVVAQAMATA
- a CDS encoding acyltransferase, whose product is MQDVFVHSSAHVAQDVRLGAGSKVWINVQIREDAVIGENCIISKDVYIDHGVRIGNRCKIQNSVSVYNGVTIGDDVFVGPNVSFTNDKVPRAFNADWKITETTVENGASIGANATIVCGVTIGEYAMVAAGSVVTRDVAPYTLVKGNPARPTARIDMAGNRVGDL
- a CDS encoding Gfo/Idh/MocA family protein, translating into MADALLRVGLIGLGKMGQNHLRVLSMLKGVELVFVADSDHATAQRASTSLGVPAIHELSAIPAGTDAVVICTPTVTHAEMIRQAAEHVNNIFVEKPLAGTLDEAQLIAAFCRTRKINIQVGFIERFNPAVQELKAILDRAQQIVSIDFTRTNKLSARITDVDVVTDLMIHDIDLALHLNGPARDIVAHGYVRDKMIDFASALLTHENGRFSRIQASRITDKKKRLIEATCIDMFVDCELLRKEIIITRQSEITQVEGQPYTISAIQEAIEVRPQEALLTELQAFVASCRTGPTLDTPGVEAGLAAMEICDQIQKAVMV
- a CDS encoding dTDP-glucose 4,6-dehydratase, coding for MTKRSVNDQVVLVTGGAGFIGSHLVDRLLAEGAREVVVIDNLFLGAEDNLAQAQATGKLTLYRDDVELATSLDYVFSRHDISIVFNCATKALNYSFLNPANAFATNVTGVLNLLELQRRGTFQTLCHFSTSEVYGSAVYEPMDELHPRNPTTTYAAGKAAADMAVESYVRMFGLDALIVRPFNNYGPRQNHKGLMAGIIPITAWRILHGGTPEIHGEGTQSRDFIYVKDTIDAVVKLFAILPAGESANISTDNQVTIADLVHRICAQMNYDGEIARKPARHADVLSHAASNKKTQSLIEYSLTDFDVGLRTTLDWYANRAKEIAR
- a CDS encoding DegT/DnrJ/EryC1/StrS family aminotransferase; translated protein: MNTVRLMKPHITFNEVEEDFREVFDSGMFTRGAQCEAFRDELSNYTGAQHTHLATSATTALWVSLKMLGIQAGDDVVVSDFSFPATANVVEDLGARPIFADVSLDTFNMTPDSLRAAITPNTKAVIFVDALGNPTGLTEIQQICRSLGIPLIEDAACAIGSSEGNVRCGAIADVTCFSFHPRKLLCTGEGGAITTNRDDWADWLRIKLAHGASGIKGVALDFVDYGYNFRLPELQSIMGRKQLAKLDEIIDDRNRIRDRYIEDLAPLGFHIQRLGQNVHHNVQSLVFKVPDGCDRNGLIAGLKARGVESTIGTYAMSHGTYFLRKYNTPQPNSGWLESNTITLPCFEGLEVSQVTQAIAAVLEQ
- a CDS encoding methionyl-tRNA formyltransferase, whose amino-acid sequence is MTLRPLVFMGSKAAGLAALTRLAAGVPRGLLAAIACPDDSDDERSLAAQFQAFADAQDLPLHIVRNRADLAGFVALYQPSAAIVHGWYRIIPVDEYPQTDFYGFHYSPLPRYRGSAPLVWQIINGEAEIGISLFQLSAGLDDGQLVGQRFFPLDQGDTIADALATAEILVDTMLDEFAQNWQAQTLVKFDQPDGAPSYCGMRIPADGRIDWTWPAKRVHDFIRAQTKPYPGAFTTLPDGRKLTIWSAHIEPRQFWGTAGAVVEVSSGKVVIACGSGAMVLDECQVEGEVSISADTLLRSMKVRLL
- the hisH gene encoding imidazole glycerol phosphate synthase subunit HisH; the protein is MQEKNVVTVIDYGAGNTGSVVNMIKKVGGTPALARTPTEVAEAGKLILPGVGSFDNAMRRLSELDLIAPIKHHAASGAPLLGICLGMQLLADSSEEGLLPGLGMIAGTVRHFNFDRHNADLKIPHMGWNRISRAAEHPLTRGLEDGVRFYFVHSYYFDPQDPAEILLEARYGIDFAAGVHRDNVMGVQFHPEKSHRFGMQLLKNYIEL